CGGCATCGGGCGCCGAAAGCGACTTTCATGCGTGGAGAAAAAGAGGTGATGCGTGAGTAAGGCATGAAGGGGATTCCGGGTAAAGCGACTGACATAGGTCGGAATATTTTCACTTTGTCAAAGTTTTTCTGAGAAAAAGCATATTCCCGGCTGGAGACAGGCATGGGCAATCCTTGATTGATCAATATCTGAACGAAAATTGGTGAGAATAGCGGCTATTTCGGAGGATTCATGGAGCGTCGGCATCCCCGCTGCCCTTGCTTTATAGTGAGCTCACTATTCGAGCTCGGAAAATTTCTATTGACAAACATATTCTGATATAGGTTAGTTAGTCCTGCTTTACCCTATGACTACACCCGAATCCACCCAGAGAGTTGCCGCGCGTCCGCGGCTGAAGCCGTTGGCGCTAGTAGTGTGGGCGGTGGTGGCGGCGCTGCTGGGGGTCTCGGCGGCGATCATCGCGCTGTCGCGGGGCGAGCCGGTCAACGCCATCTGGGTGGTGGTCGCCTCGGTGTGCGTCTTCGCGCTGGCCTACCGCTTTCATTCCGCCTGGCTGATGGCAAAGGTGCTCACCCTCGACGAGACCCGGGCCACCCCGGCGGTGGCCTTCGAGGACGGCAAGGACTTTGTGAAGACGCACCGCTGGGTGGTCTTCGGGCACCATTTCGCGGCCATCGCGGGGCCCGGACCGCTGGTCGGGCCGGTGCTCGCCGCGCAGTTCGGCTACCTGCCCGGGTTGCTGTGGATTCTCGTCGGCGCGACCCTCGGCGGGGCGGTGCACGACTCGATTGTCCTGTTCTGCTCGATCCGGCGGCGGGGCAAGTCGCTCGGGCAGATGGTGCGCGAGGAGGTCGGGCCCTTCGCCGGCGCGGTCGCGCTGCTCGGCACGGTGGCGATTCTGGTCATCATCATCGCGGTGCTGGCGCTGGTGGTGGTGCGGGCCTTGGCGGAGAGTCCCTGGGGGCTGTTCACCATCCTGGCCACCGTGCCCATCGCCATGCTCATGGGCGTGGGGCTCAAGTCGGGCAAGGTGCACGTGGGGCTGGTCAGCGCCTTCGGCGTGGTCATGCTGCTTTTGTCGGTGGTGGCAGGCAAATGGATCCAGGGCACCGCGCTGGAGGGCTGGCTGACGCTGGAGGGCCGGCCGCTGGCCTGGGGCATCATGGGCTACGGGCTGCTGGCCAGCGTGCTGCCGGTCTGGCTGCTGCTCGCCCCAAGGGATTACCTGAGCACGTTCATGAAGATCGGCGCGGTGGCGCTCTTGGGCGTGGCGATCATTTTTCTGGCGCCGACCCTGCACATGCCCGCGCTGACGCGCTTCGTCGACGGGACCGGGCCGGTGTTCGCCGGGAAGGTCTTTCCGTTTTGTTTCATCACCATCGCGTGCGCGGCGGTCTCGGGCTTCCATGCGTTGATCGCGTCGGGGACCACGCCGAAGCTGCTGGCGAAAGAGAAGGACATCCGGGTGGTGGGCTACGGGGCGATGATCACGGAGATGCTGGTGGGGGTGATGGCGCTGATCGCGGCGTGCGCCATGCAGCCCGGCGAGTATTTTGCCATCAACATGGCCGGGACGCCCGCGGAGGTGACCGCGCAGGTGACGGAGCTGGGCTTTCCGGTGAGCGAGGCGCAGATGGAAAAACTCGCCTCCGACGTGGGCGAGAAGACCATGATCGGACGCACGGGGGGAGCCCCGACCTTTGCGGTGGGCATGGCGCGGATGTTTTCGAGCGTGCTGAAAAACCCCACGGCGATGGCCCTGTGGTATCACTTCGCAATCATGTTCGAGGCGCTGTTCATCCTCACCACGATCGACGCGGGCACGCGGGTGGGGCGCTTCCTGGTGCAGGATTTGTTGGGCGGGATATGGCGGCCGCTGGGCAACACGCGCTCGACCGCGGCGAGCTGGGCGGCGAGCGTGCTGTTCGTGGCGGCCTGGGGCTGGTTTTTATATCAGGGCGTGGTCGATCCCCACGGGGGCATCAACTCGCTGTGGCCGATCTTCGGGGTGGCCAACCAGCTGCTGGCCGTGATCGCCCTGTCGCTGGGCGCGACGGTGCTCATCAAGATGGGCCGGGCGCGCTACGCGTGGGTGGCGTGGCTGCCGCTGGCCTGGCTGCTGGCGGTGACGATGAGCGCGGGCTGGCAGAAAATCTTCGCGGCCGACCCACGGCTGGGCTTCCTGAGCGCGGCGCGCAGCCTGGCCGAAAGAATCGACGCGGGCGCGGCCTCGGGCGCGCCGCCCGCGCAGCTCGCGCAGTGGCGGCATCTCCTGCTCAACCAGTACGTGAACACCGCGGTGACCGCGAGCTTCCTCATCCTGGTCCTGCTCATCCTCGCCGCCTCCGCACGCTCCTGGTGGCTCATGCTCGCCAGCAGGCAATCCATCCCCCTCCGCGAGGAACCGCGCACCGACATCCTCGCAACAGCGAAGTAGCGACAAAGCAGCGGTCGAAAACCACAAATTGCAAAAGCAACCAATCCCAAAAATCGAAAAACCAATCATCAACACCCAAAAGAAAAACAACCCGCCCATCCTGCTCCTGAATCACCTGTCATGAAAAAGATCCCCTTCGTTTTGCTTGTCCTCCTTTTAACGTCCCTTCTGTCCGGCCAGTCCGCGAACGACCTGCCCGTCAACCGCGACTACGATATCGTCGTGTTCGGCGCGACTTCGGCGGGCGTGACCGCGGCCGTCGCTGCCGGACGCGCGGGCGAGAAAGTCCTCCTGCTCGAGTCCGGCTACCTCGTCGGCGGCATGATGACCGGCGGCCTCACCAAGACCGACATCGGCAAACGCGAGACCATCGGCGGGCTCTCCGAGGAGTTTTTCAACCGGGTGCGAGAGCATAACAAAAAAGCCTACGGGGAAACCTCCGAGCAGGCGAAGGCCGCGGGCGCCGCGCTCATCTTCGAGCCCAAGGTCGCCGGCGCCGTCTTCATGCAAATGCTCACCGGGGCCGGCGTGACCGTGCGCACGCACGAGCAGCTCGTGAAATCCCATGTATCCAATGGCGTGATACAAAAGATCGTCACCCGCGACTACCGCACCGGTGAAAAATTCGCCTACGCCGCGCCCGTGTTCATCGACGGGACCTACGAGGGTGACCTCATGGCCGCCTCCGGCGTGCTCTACCGCGTGGGCCGCGAGGCGCGCTCGGAATACAACGAACCCCTCGCCGGCATCACCAAGGGGCCCGCCGAGTATCTGGGCAAAAGCGACCACCGCCTCCAGTCCTACAACATCCGCGGCACGCTCACCAACCGCGACGACATCCGCGTGCCCATCCCGAAACCGGCGAACTATGACCCCGAGCCGTTCGAGTATTTCGTGCGCGTCGTCCGCGAGCACGACATCAAGGAATTCACCGTCCTCTTCGACGACTACCAGCGCTGGGGCATGATCAACGGCAAGTGCGACCCGAACAAGGCCGACATGCTCGACATCAACATGGCGTATCCCGAGGCCGACTACGAGGCCCGCGCCCGTATCGTGCAGCGCGTGCAGGACCACTGGCTCAGCCTCTGGTGGATGCTGCAAAACGACCCGCGCCTGTCCGAGGAGTTCAAGGCCAGCGCGCGCAAGTGGGGCCTGCCCTCCGACGAATACGTCGAGAGCGGCCATGTCACCCCGCAGCTCTACATCCGCGTCGCCCGCCGCATGATGGGCCGCTATTTCCTCACCCAGCGCGACTGCGAATACGACCGCTTCAAGCCCGACGCCATCTGCATGGGCAGCTACAACATGGACAGCCACTCCACGCAGCATATCTGGACCGACGCCAGACGCGTCGAGGAAGGTCACTTCAACCAGTCCACCGATCCCTACGAGATTCCCTACCGCAGCATCACGCCCCACGGAGTGAAAAACCTGCTCGTCGTCGCGGCCGTCTCCGCGAGCCACGTCGCGTATTCCAGCCTGCGCATGGAGCCCGTCTTCATGATGCTCGGCGAGGCCGGCGGCACCGCCGCGCATCTCGCCCGCCGCGCGAACAGCAGCGTGTGGGACGTATCCGTTGAAAAACTACAGTCTGCGCTCCGCAAAAGCGGCGTGCCGCTCGCCGCTCCCTACCGCCCGGTCGCCGGCATCCGCGTGAAAACGCCCCCACCCTACGCGCCCGGCCAGGCCGTCGAGCTTGAGGCGGTTGAGGAAGTCGCCCGCACGCCGCTCACCCGGTTCTCCTGGAACTTCGACGGCAGCGGCGCGGTGCAGGCCGCGGGCCGGCAGGTCAAGTGGACCATCCCGCGCGAAGGCGTTTACAAGATCATGCTCATCGCTCAGGACGGGAAACACACCGCGCTGCCCGCCACCGCGGTCATTCAGGCGGGCGAGTCGAAAAAACCCGCGGCCATCGAGGTGCACTATGAAAAGGCGCAGCTCAAGGGCCGCTGGAAACGCACGCGCGGCACCGACATCGAATACCGCCAGCGCGTGGGTCTCGTGGACGAGGCCGAGGGCGACGGCTCCTGCATGGCGCGATTCGCCGCGAAGCTGCCGCAGTCGGGCCGCTACCAGGTTTCCGTTGCCTGGCCGGTCTCAGGCAACCGGGCGATGAATGTTCCCGTGACCATCCAGCACGCCGGAGGCGAAACGAAGCTCATGGTCAACCAGCGCAAGCGCAAGGACGGCCCCTTCACCTTCGTCCCGCTGGGCGAGTATGAGTTCAAGGCCGGCGAGGACGCCGTCGTGACGATCTCCAACGCCGGCGCGAAAGGTTACGTGGCCATCGACGCGGT
This genomic stretch from Termitidicoccus mucosus harbors:
- a CDS encoding carbon starvation CstA family protein: MTTPESTQRVAARPRLKPLALVVWAVVAALLGVSAAIIALSRGEPVNAIWVVVASVCVFALAYRFHSAWLMAKVLTLDETRATPAVAFEDGKDFVKTHRWVVFGHHFAAIAGPGPLVGPVLAAQFGYLPGLLWILVGATLGGAVHDSIVLFCSIRRRGKSLGQMVREEVGPFAGAVALLGTVAILVIIIAVLALVVVRALAESPWGLFTILATVPIAMLMGVGLKSGKVHVGLVSAFGVVMLLLSVVAGKWIQGTALEGWLTLEGRPLAWGIMGYGLLASVLPVWLLLAPRDYLSTFMKIGAVALLGVAIIFLAPTLHMPALTRFVDGTGPVFAGKVFPFCFITIACAAVSGFHALIASGTTPKLLAKEKDIRVVGYGAMITEMLVGVMALIAACAMQPGEYFAINMAGTPAEVTAQVTELGFPVSEAQMEKLASDVGEKTMIGRTGGAPTFAVGMARMFSSVLKNPTAMALWYHFAIMFEALFILTTIDAGTRVGRFLVQDLLGGIWRPLGNTRSTAASWAASVLFVAAWGWFLYQGVVDPHGGINSLWPIFGVANQLLAVIALSLGATVLIKMGRARYAWVAWLPLAWLLAVTMSAGWQKIFAADPRLGFLSAARSLAERIDAGAASGAPPAQLAQWRHLLLNQYVNTAVTASFLILVLLILAASARSWWLMLASRQSIPLREEPRTDILATAK
- a CDS encoding FAD-dependent oxidoreductase, with the translated sequence MKKIPFVLLVLLLTSLLSGQSANDLPVNRDYDIVVFGATSAGVTAAVAAGRAGEKVLLLESGYLVGGMMTGGLTKTDIGKRETIGGLSEEFFNRVREHNKKAYGETSEQAKAAGAALIFEPKVAGAVFMQMLTGAGVTVRTHEQLVKSHVSNGVIQKIVTRDYRTGEKFAYAAPVFIDGTYEGDLMAASGVLYRVGREARSEYNEPLAGITKGPAEYLGKSDHRLQSYNIRGTLTNRDDIRVPIPKPANYDPEPFEYFVRVVREHDIKEFTVLFDDYQRWGMINGKCDPNKADMLDINMAYPEADYEARARIVQRVQDHWLSLWWMLQNDPRLSEEFKASARKWGLPSDEYVESGHVTPQLYIRVARRMMGRYFLTQRDCEYDRFKPDAICMGSYNMDSHSTQHIWTDARRVEEGHFNQSTDPYEIPYRSITPHGVKNLLVVAAVSASHVAYSSLRMEPVFMMLGEAGGTAAHLARRANSSVWDVSVEKLQSALRKSGVPLAAPYRPVAGIRVKTPPPYAPGQAVELEAVEEVARTPLTRFSWNFDGSGAVQAAGRQVKWTIPREGVYKIMLIAQDGKHTALPATAVIQAGESKKPAAIEVHYEKAQLKGRWKRTRGTDIEYRQRVGLVDEAEGDGSCMARFAAKLPQSGRYQVSVAWPVSGNRAMNVPVTIQHAGGETKLMVNQRKRKDGPFTFVPLGEYEFKAGEDAVVTISNAGAKGYVAIDAVRFVPAAGDKAK